The Leishmania infantum JPCM5 WGS CACT00000000 data, contig 36, whole genome shotgun sequence genome includes a region encoding these proteins:
- a CDS encoding glycosomal phosphoenolpyruvate carboxykinase, putative gives MAPIIHRNLTAPELVQWALKLEKDTKLSARGALCVLSYAKTGRSPSDKRVADTDDVRENVDWGSVNVKLSEESFAKVKKRAMDFLNSRDHLFIVDCFAGHDERYRLKVRVITTRPYHALFMYNMLIRPTRQELESFGEPEYTIYNAGEHLADPSVPGITSTTSVSLNFKTGEEVILGTEYAGEMKKGILTVMFELMPRQGHLCMHASANVGKKGDVTVFFGLSGTGKTTLSADPNRMLIGDDEHVWTDRGVFNIEGGCYAKAIGLNPKTEEEIYNAVKFGAVAENCTLDKATHEIDFNDESICKNTRVAYPLEHIPGALTHAVAGHPNNVIFLTNDAFGVMPPVARLTPEQAMFWFIMGYTANVPGVEAGSTPVAKPIFSSCFGGPFLVRHATYYGEQLARKMTEHNARVWLLNTGYAGGRADRGAKRMPLKVTRAVIDAIHDGSLDKEQYCVYPGWGLQIPRRCARVPAQLLDPRKAWKDVKAFNETTKELVAMFQASFQKRFAAKASEALKSAVPKYVETAHL, from the coding sequence ATGGCCCCGATCATCCACCGCAACCTCACCGCCCCCGAGCTGGTGCAGTGGGCGCTGAAGCTCGAGAAGGACACGAAGctgagcgcgcgcggcgcgctgtgcgtgctgtCATACGCGAAGACTGGCCGCTCGCCGAGCGACAAGCGTGTGGCGGACACGGATGACGTGCGCGAGAACGTGGACTGGGGCAGTGTAAACGTGAAGCTGAGCGAGGAGTCGTTCGCAAAGGTGAAGAAGCGCGCGATGGACTTCCTGAACTCACGCGACCACCTGTTCATCGTGGATTGCTTCGCCGGGCACGACGAGCGCTATCGCCTGAAGGTGCGCGTGATCACAACGCGGCCGTATCACGCACTGTTCATGTACAACATGCTGATCCGCCCGACACGGCAGGAGCTAGAGAGCTTTGGCGAGCCGGAGTACACGATCTACAACGCCGGCGAGCACTTGGCAGACCCGTCGGTGCCCGGGATCACGTCGACGACGTCTGTGTCGCTAAACTTCAAGAcgggcgaggaggtgatCCTGGGCACGGAGTACGCTGGCGAGATGAAGAAGGGCATACTGACGGTGATGTTCGAGCTGATGCCGCGCCAGGGCCACCTGTGCATGCACGCGTCCGCGAACGTCGGCAAGAAGGGCGACGTGACTGTGTTCTTCGGGCTGAGCGGGACGGGCAAGACGACGCTGTCCGCAGACCCGAACCGGATGCTgatcggcgacgacgagcacGTGTGGACGGACCGCGGCGTGTTCAACATCGAGGGCGGCTGCTACGCGAAGGCGATCGGGCTGAACCcgaagacggaggaggagatctACAACGCTGTGAAGttcggcgccgtggcggagaaCTGCACTCTGGACAAGGCGACGCACGAGATCGACTTCAACGACGAGTCCATCTGCAAGAACACGCGCGTTGCATACCCGCTGGAGCACATCCCCGGCGCGCTGACGCACGCGGTTGCCGGGCACCCGAACAACGTGATCTTCCTGACGAACGACGCGTTCGGCGTGATGCCGCCGGTTGCGCGGCTGACACCGGAGCAGGCGATGTTTTGGTTCATCATGGGGTACACCGCGAACGTGCCCGGCGTGGAGGCAGGCAGCACGCCGGTGGCGAAGCCGATCTTCTCGTCGTGCTTCGGCGGCCCGTTCCTTGTGCGCCACGCGACGTACTATGGGGAGCAGCTGGCAAGGAAGATGACGGAGCACAACGCCCGCGTATGGCTGCTGAACACCGGCTACGCTGGCGGGCGCGCGGACCGCGGCGCGAAGCGGATGCCGCTGAAGGTGACGCGTGCCGTGATCGACGCGATTCACGACGGCAGCCTGGACAAGGAACAGTACTGCGTGTACCCGGGCTGGGGCCTGCAGATcccgaggaggtgcgcgcgcgtgccggcgcagctgctggaccCGCGCAAGGCGTGGAAGGATGTGAAGGCGTTCAACGAGACGACGAAGGAGCTGGTGGCGATGTTCCAGGCGAGCTTCCAGAAGCGCTTtgcggcgaaggcgagcgaggcgctgaagTCTGCCGTGCCGAAGTACGTGGAGACGGCTCATCTGTAG